Proteins found in one Carassius auratus strain Wakin chromosome 12, ASM336829v1, whole genome shotgun sequence genomic segment:
- the cmn gene encoding calymmin isoform X21: MFRWMLLRMMLLLWMTNVTLQGGTGYKPQNPNGGAAQMSPKDYGLGPNSNSANMKGNGYPVNKGIGSYGGAQNKPGYGGRPPYGGTGIGMINQHALKQRGGYGNGNGYRAPSYGGYSNLMGAHPQKGVGLAADKGQGTKSGGYGIAAGYTNGGATKAQQGYGGYANGAKQPNTGSSLQNMGYHNAGTKGPKPGYGAKAGTSHGQGTKPNGYGGYANGGAAKQPNTGSSLQNMGYPSGGPKGPKTAYGAKAGYSNGQGAIPNGSSLQNMGYPNGGTQGPKPGYGAKAGPSNGQGAKPGYGVPGHMSKRPYKAANSGYMPVTVGKQGVPGGKGPKGEILSPETPSHLPLTSNTKGVLPAERVPNTGLLPQQTKDLPPVLQQTKGQNLNAPLQQGKDPNSMGPQFAPKPFMQGSGFYKPSKAYKLPTPVIPQNKASKPAAPAIPQAIPAQDSAPIPQTNSPQTSQTATLEQGQVLSQEQTVNPVILQPQVPLMPNAAVPQITSEMQQTKIQSNPALPQMKNPSKTNPELTGLGQPNGQVQGAIPSKPDCGPGGRPNGQWVKLPSPGSGYPNGKGEVSSQPGIGGYPAHGINNGYKAGYEGYGNKFNKPAGPHGGQPIGFGSKGKSPAKYAQNFSGIGGLPFGSHSGYQTNPSGQYGNEGQRYGAKPYNPQALGKHGYGSLPYNSQPLLPESVAKSSGKYDFGGLPYNGQPLGYGSDKSSGKYGQKGLHYGGQPFDLRPDAMSGKYGSPESLYNPESLSLSGDAKSAKYGNPAVSYELLGPVTDGQSVEENRSLEALHQGPEIDGHKSIDQFGDGEVPPHPDTPGVEEANAQSINKYGTGDYTDGRVQAEVVSFPGVPTVGPAPHIPAVTSFDTTLDGSSLAPVSDVSAVSEVPFSPTFPHPELPTLKQQPAPPQQIHLQQHLKFHFHPQGNSQTGKEGKYKLNGFFGNKYQG; this comes from the exons ATGTTTAGATGGATGCTTCTAAGAATGATGTTATTGCTCTGGATGACAAACGTAACACTTCAGGGCGGCACAG ggTACAAACCTCAAAATCCAAATGGTGGTGCAGCACAAATGTCACCTAAAG attatggTTTGGGTCCAAATAGCAACTCAGCAAATATGAAAGGAAACG gttaTCCTGTTAACAAAGGTATAG GTTCATATGGGGGTGCACAAAATAAGCCTGGATACGGAGGTCGTCCCCCGTATG GTGGAACAGGCATTGGAATGATTAACCAACATGCATTGAAGCAGAGGGGAG GTTATGGAAATGGTAATGGCTACAGAGCTCCATCTTATGGGG GCTACAGCAATTTAATGGGTGCTCATCCCCAGAAAGGAGTTGGTCTAG CAGCAGACAAGGGACAAGGGACAAAATCTGGAG GATATGGCATCGCTGCAGGATATACCAATGGTGGGGCGACCAAGGCACAACAAG GATATGGAGGATATGCTAATGGAGCTAAGCAACCTAATACAG GCTCTTCTCTTCAAAATATGGGGTATCACAATGCTGGAACCAAGGGACCTAAACCAG GATATGGTGCTAAAGCTGGAACTTCACATGGACAAGGAACCAAGCCTAATG GATATGGAGGATATGCCAATGGAGGTGCAGCTAAGCAACCTAATACAG GCTCTTCTCTTCAAAATATGGGTTATCCCAGTGGTGGACCCAAGGGTCCTAAGACAG CATATGGTGCTAAAGCTGGATACTCAAATGGACAAGGAGCCATTCCTAATG gCTCTTCTCTTCAAAATATGGGGTATCCCAATGGGGGAACGCAAGGACCTAAACCAG GATATGGTGCTAAAGCTGGACCCTCAAATGGACAAGGAGCCAAGCCTG GTTACGGTGTTCCTGGACATATGTCAAAAAGACCTTATAAAGCAGCTAATTCAG GATATATGCCTGTAACCGTTGGGAAACAGGGTGTTCCTGGTGGAAAAGGACCTAAAGGGGAGATTTTAAGCCCTGAAACACCAAGTCATCTCCCACTAACATCTAACACCAAGGGTGTTTTACCAGCTGAGCGTGTGCCAAATACAGGATTGCTTCCACAACAAACTAAAGACCTTCCACCAGTCCTGCAACAAACAAAAGGACAAAATCTTAATGCACCACTTCAACAGGGCAAAGACCCCAACTCTATGGGACCTCAGTTTGCTCCAAAGCCATTTATGCAAGGTTCAGGATTTTATAAACCTAGTAAAGCTTATAAACTGCCCACACCTGTAATTCCACAAAACAAAGCTTCAAAACCTGCTGCACCAGCAATCCCTCAAGCAATCCCTGCACAAGACTCAGCTCCCATTCCTCAGACAAATTCTCCTCAAACATCACAGACAGCTACACTAGAGCAGGGACAAGTGCTGTCACAGGAGCAAACCGTCAATCCAGTGATACTACAGCCACAGGTGCCTCTGATGCCAAACGCAGCTGTTCCTCAAATAACTTCAGAGATGCAACAAACCAAGATTCAGTCAAACCCAGCTTTGCCTCAAATGAAGAATCCATCAAAAACAAATCCTG aactCACTGGTCTAGGACAACCTAATGGACAGGTGCAGGGAGCTATACCTTCAAAGCCTg attgtgGACCTGGTGGACGACCTAATGGACAATGGGTCAAACTTCCAAGTCCTG GGTCTGGGTATCCCAACGGAAAAGGAGAAGTGTCATCACAACCAG GAATTGGTGGTTATCCAGCTCATGGCATTAACAATGGGTACAAAGCAG GTTATGAAGGATATGGAAACAAATTCAATAAGCCAG CTGGACCACACGGTGGGCAGCCAATAGGATTCGGATCTAAGGGAAAATCTCCGGCAAAATATG CTCAAAATTTTTCAGGAATCGGTGGACTTCCATTTGGTTCCCATAGTGGATATCAAACCAACCCCTCTGGACAATATG GTAATGAAGGACAGCGCTATGGAGCTAAACCCTATAATCCTCAAGCACTGGGAAAACACG GATATGGTAGTTTACCGTACAACTCTCAACCTCTTCTACCAGAGTCTGTTGCCAAATCATCTGGTAAATATG ACTTTGGAGGGTTACCCTACAATGGTCAGCCACTTGGATATGGTTCTGACAAGTCGTCTGGAAAATAtg GACAAAAGGGTCTTCATTATGGTGGTCAGCCATTTGATCTCAGGCCTGATGCAATGTCTGGGAAATATG GTTCTCCAGAATCCTTGTATAATCCAGAATCGC tcaGTCTCAGTGGCGATGCTAAATCTGCTAAATATG GTAATCCAGCAGTGTCATATGAGCTCCTTGGCCCTGTGACTGATGGTCAATCTGTTGAAG aaaacagaagcCTGGAGGCTTTGCACCAAGGTCCTGAGATTGATGGACACAAATCCATTGACCAGTTTG gagATGGAGAGGTTCCACCCCATCCTGATACTCCAGGAGTTGAAGAGGCGAATGCACAATCCATAAACAAATACG GAACGGGTGATTATACTGATGGAAGAGTACAAGCTgaag TTGTCTCTTTCCCTGGTGTTCCCACTGTGGGCCCCGCTCCTCACATCCCTGCTGTCACCTCATTTGACACCACACTGGATGGTTCCTCCCTGGCCCCTGTCTCTGATGTGTCTGCTGTTTCTGAGGTGCCCTTCTCACCCACATTCCCTCACCCTGAGCTGCCCACTCTAAAGCAGCAGCCAGCCCCACCACAACAGATTCACCTCCAGCAGCACCTCAAGTTCCACTTCCACCCACAGGGCAACTCCCAGACAG GAAAGGAAGGCAAATACAAATTGAATGGTTTCTTTGGAAATAAATACCAAG GATAA
- the cmn gene encoding calymmin isoform X13, with amino-acid sequence MFRWMLLRMMLLLWMTNVTLQGGTGYKPQNPNGGAAQMSPKDYGLGPNSNSANMKGNGYPVNKGIGSYGGAQNKPGYGGRPPYGGTGIGMINQHALKQRGGYGNGNGYRAPSYGGYSNLMGAHPQKGVGLAADKGQGTKSGGYGIAAGYTNGGATKAQQGYGGYANGAKQPNTGSSLQNMGYHNAGTKGPKPGYGAKAGTSHGQGTKPNGYGGYANGGAAKQPNTGSSLQNMGYPSGGPKGPKTAYGAKAGYSNGQGAIPNGSSLQNMGYPNGGTQGPKPGSSSKGYGAKAGPSKVQEAKPNGYGGYANGGAVKQPNTGSYLQNMGYPNGGTKGPKPGYGGYANGGGARQPNTGSSQNMGYPNGGTKGPKPGYGGYANGGVARQPNTGSFLQNMGYPNGGTKGPKPGYGAKAGPSNGQGAKPGYGVPGHMSKRPYKAANSGYMPVTVGKQGVPGGKGPKGEILSPETPSHLPLTSNTKGVLPAERVPNTGLLPQQTKDLPPVLQQTKGQNLNAPLQQGKDPNSMGPQFAPKPFMQGSGFYKPSKAYKLPTPVIPQNKASKPAAPAIPQAIPAQDSAPIPQTNSPQTSQTATLEQGQVLSQEQTVNPVILQPQVPLMPNAAVPQITSEMQQTKIQSNPALPQMKNPSKTNPELTGLGQPNGQVQGAIPSKPDCGPGGRPNGQWVKLPSPGSGYPNGKGEVSSQPGIGGYPAHGINNGYKAGYEGYGNKFNKPAGPHGGQPIGFGSKGKSPAKYAQNFSGIGGLPFGSHSGYQTNPSGQYGNEGQRYGAKPYNPQALGKHGYGSLPYNSQPLLPESVAKSSGKYDFGGLPYNGQPLGYGSDKSSGKYGQKGLHYGGQPFDLRPDAMSGKYGSPESLYNPESLSLSGDAKSAKYGNPAVSYELLGPVTDGQSVEENRSLEALHQGPEIDGHKSIDQFGDGEVPPHPDTPGVEEANAQSINKYGTGDYTDGRVQAEVVSFPGVPTVGPAPHIPAVTSFDTTLDGSSLAPVSDVSAVSEVPFSPTFPHPELPTLKQQPAPPQQIHLQQHLKFHFHPQGNSQTGKEGKYKLNGFFGNKYQG; translated from the exons ATGTTTAGATGGATGCTTCTAAGAATGATGTTATTGCTCTGGATGACAAACGTAACACTTCAGGGCGGCACAG ggTACAAACCTCAAAATCCAAATGGTGGTGCAGCACAAATGTCACCTAAAG attatggTTTGGGTCCAAATAGCAACTCAGCAAATATGAAAGGAAACG gttaTCCTGTTAACAAAGGTATAG GTTCATATGGGGGTGCACAAAATAAGCCTGGATACGGAGGTCGTCCCCCGTATG GTGGAACAGGCATTGGAATGATTAACCAACATGCATTGAAGCAGAGGGGAG GTTATGGAAATGGTAATGGCTACAGAGCTCCATCTTATGGGG GCTACAGCAATTTAATGGGTGCTCATCCCCAGAAAGGAGTTGGTCTAG CAGCAGACAAGGGACAAGGGACAAAATCTGGAG GATATGGCATCGCTGCAGGATATACCAATGGTGGGGCGACCAAGGCACAACAAG GATATGGAGGATATGCTAATGGAGCTAAGCAACCTAATACAG GCTCTTCTCTTCAAAATATGGGGTATCACAATGCTGGAACCAAGGGACCTAAACCAG GATATGGTGCTAAAGCTGGAACTTCACATGGACAAGGAACCAAGCCTAATG GATATGGAGGATATGCCAATGGAGGTGCAGCTAAGCAACCTAATACAG GCTCTTCTCTTCAAAATATGGGTTATCCCAGTGGTGGACCCAAGGGTCCTAAGACAG CATATGGTGCTAAAGCTGGATACTCAAATGGACAAGGAGCCATTCCTAATG gCTCTTCTCTTCAAAATATGGGGTATCCCAATGGGGGAACGCAAGGACCTAAACCAG GCTCTTCTTCAAAAGGATATGGTGCTAAAGCTGGACCCTCAAAAGTACAAGAGGCCAAGCCTAATG GATATGGAGGTTATGCTAACGGAGGTGCTGTTAAACAACCTAATACAG GCTCTTACCTTCAAAATATGGGGTATCCCAATGGGGGAACCAAAGGACCCAAACCAG GATATGGAGGATATGCTAACGGAGGAGGAGCTAGGCAACCTAACACAG GATCTTCTCAAAATATGGGGTATCCCAATGGCGGAACCAAGGGACCTaaaccag GATATGGAGGATATGCTAATGGAGGAGTAGCTAGGCAACCTAACACAG GCTCTTTTCTCCAAAATATGGGTTATCCCAACGGAGGAACCAAAGGACCTAAACCAG GATATGGTGCTAAAGCTGGACCCTCAAATGGACAAGGAGCCAAGCCTG GTTACGGTGTTCCTGGACATATGTCAAAAAGACCTTATAAAGCAGCTAATTCAG GATATATGCCTGTAACCGTTGGGAAACAGGGTGTTCCTGGTGGAAAAGGACCTAAAGGGGAGATTTTAAGCCCTGAAACACCAAGTCATCTCCCACTAACATCTAACACCAAGGGTGTTTTACCAGCTGAGCGTGTGCCAAATACAGGATTGCTTCCACAACAAACTAAAGACCTTCCACCAGTCCTGCAACAAACAAAAGGACAAAATCTTAATGCACCACTTCAACAGGGCAAAGACCCCAACTCTATGGGACCTCAGTTTGCTCCAAAGCCATTTATGCAAGGTTCAGGATTTTATAAACCTAGTAAAGCTTATAAACTGCCCACACCTGTAATTCCACAAAACAAAGCTTCAAAACCTGCTGCACCAGCAATCCCTCAAGCAATCCCTGCACAAGACTCAGCTCCCATTCCTCAGACAAATTCTCCTCAAACATCACAGACAGCTACACTAGAGCAGGGACAAGTGCTGTCACAGGAGCAAACCGTCAATCCAGTGATACTACAGCCACAGGTGCCTCTGATGCCAAACGCAGCTGTTCCTCAAATAACTTCAGAGATGCAACAAACCAAGATTCAGTCAAACCCAGCTTTGCCTCAAATGAAGAATCCATCAAAAACAAATCCTG aactCACTGGTCTAGGACAACCTAATGGACAGGTGCAGGGAGCTATACCTTCAAAGCCTg attgtgGACCTGGTGGACGACCTAATGGACAATGGGTCAAACTTCCAAGTCCTG GGTCTGGGTATCCCAACGGAAAAGGAGAAGTGTCATCACAACCAG GAATTGGTGGTTATCCAGCTCATGGCATTAACAATGGGTACAAAGCAG GTTATGAAGGATATGGAAACAAATTCAATAAGCCAG CTGGACCACACGGTGGGCAGCCAATAGGATTCGGATCTAAGGGAAAATCTCCGGCAAAATATG CTCAAAATTTTTCAGGAATCGGTGGACTTCCATTTGGTTCCCATAGTGGATATCAAACCAACCCCTCTGGACAATATG GTAATGAAGGACAGCGCTATGGAGCTAAACCCTATAATCCTCAAGCACTGGGAAAACACG GATATGGTAGTTTACCGTACAACTCTCAACCTCTTCTACCAGAGTCTGTTGCCAAATCATCTGGTAAATATG ACTTTGGAGGGTTACCCTACAATGGTCAGCCACTTGGATATGGTTCTGACAAGTCGTCTGGAAAATAtg GACAAAAGGGTCTTCATTATGGTGGTCAGCCATTTGATCTCAGGCCTGATGCAATGTCTGGGAAATATG GTTCTCCAGAATCCTTGTATAATCCAGAATCGC tcaGTCTCAGTGGCGATGCTAAATCTGCTAAATATG GTAATCCAGCAGTGTCATATGAGCTCCTTGGCCCTGTGACTGATGGTCAATCTGTTGAAG aaaacagaagcCTGGAGGCTTTGCACCAAGGTCCTGAGATTGATGGACACAAATCCATTGACCAGTTTG gagATGGAGAGGTTCCACCCCATCCTGATACTCCAGGAGTTGAAGAGGCGAATGCACAATCCATAAACAAATACG GAACGGGTGATTATACTGATGGAAGAGTACAAGCTgaag TTGTCTCTTTCCCTGGTGTTCCCACTGTGGGCCCCGCTCCTCACATCCCTGCTGTCACCTCATTTGACACCACACTGGATGGTTCCTCCCTGGCCCCTGTCTCTGATGTGTCTGCTGTTTCTGAGGTGCCCTTCTCACCCACATTCCCTCACCCTGAGCTGCCCACTCTAAAGCAGCAGCCAGCCCCACCACAACAGATTCACCTCCAGCAGCACCTCAAGTTCCACTTCCACCCACAGGGCAACTCCCAGACAG GAAAGGAAGGCAAATACAAATTGAATGGTTTCTTTGGAAATAAATACCAAG GATAA
- the cmn gene encoding calymmin isoform X4, which yields MFRWMLLRMMLLLWMTNVTLQGGTGYKPQNPNGGAAQMSPKDYGLGPNSNSANMKGNGYPVNKGIGSYGGAQNKPGYGGRPPYGGTGIGMINQHALKQRGGYGNGNGYRAPSYGGYSNLMGAHPQKGVGLAADKGQGTKSGGYGIAAGYTNGGATKAQQGYGGYANGAKQPNTGSSLQNMGYHNAGTKGPKPGYGAKAGTSHGQGTKPNGYGGYANGGAAKQPNTGSSLQNMGYPSGGPKGPKTAYGAKAGYSNGQGAIPNGSSLQNMGYPNGGTQGPKPGSSSKGYGAKAGPSKVQEAKPNGSSLQNMGYPNGGTKGPKPGYGAKAGPSSVQGAKPNGYGGYANGGAVKQPNTGSYLQNMGYPNGGTKGPKPGYGGYANGGGARQPNTGSSQNMGYPNGGTKGPKPGYGGYANGGVARQPNTGSFLQNMGYPNGGTKGPKPGYGAKAGPSNGQGAKPGYGVPGHMSKRPYKAANSGYMPVTVGKQGVPGGKGPKGEILSPETPSHLPLTSNTKGVLPAERVPNTGLLPQQTKDLPPVLQQTKGQNLNAPLQQGKDPNSMGPQFAPKPFMQGSGFYKPSKAYKLPTPVIPQNKASKPAAPAIPQAIPAQDSAPIPQTNSPQTSQTATLEQGQVLSQEQTVNPVILQPQVPLMPNAAVPQITSEMQQTKIQSNPALPQMKNPSKTNPELTGLGQPNGQVQGAIPSKPDCGPGGRPNGQWVKLPSPGSGYPNGKGEVSSQPGIGGYPAHGINNGYKAGYEGYGNKFNKPAGPHGGQPIGFGSKGKSPAKYGIGGLPFGSHSGYQTNPSGQYGNEGQRYGAKPYNPQALGKHGYGSLPYNSQPLLPESVAKSSGKYDFGGLPYNGQPLGYGSDKSSGKYGQKGLHYGGQPFDLRPDAMSGKYGSPESLYNPESLSLSGDAKSAKYGNPAVSYELLGPVTDGQSVEENRSLEALHQGPEIDGHKSIDQFGDGEVPPHPDTPGVEEANAQSINKYGTGDYTDGRVQAEVVSFPGVPTVGPAPHIPAVTSFDTTLDGSSLAPVSDVSAVSEVPFSPTFPHPELPTLKQQPAPPQQIHLQQHLKFHFHPQGNSQTGKEGKYKLNGFFGNKYQG from the exons ATGTTTAGATGGATGCTTCTAAGAATGATGTTATTGCTCTGGATGACAAACGTAACACTTCAGGGCGGCACAG ggTACAAACCTCAAAATCCAAATGGTGGTGCAGCACAAATGTCACCTAAAG attatggTTTGGGTCCAAATAGCAACTCAGCAAATATGAAAGGAAACG gttaTCCTGTTAACAAAGGTATAG GTTCATATGGGGGTGCACAAAATAAGCCTGGATACGGAGGTCGTCCCCCGTATG GTGGAACAGGCATTGGAATGATTAACCAACATGCATTGAAGCAGAGGGGAG GTTATGGAAATGGTAATGGCTACAGAGCTCCATCTTATGGGG GCTACAGCAATTTAATGGGTGCTCATCCCCAGAAAGGAGTTGGTCTAG CAGCAGACAAGGGACAAGGGACAAAATCTGGAG GATATGGCATCGCTGCAGGATATACCAATGGTGGGGCGACCAAGGCACAACAAG GATATGGAGGATATGCTAATGGAGCTAAGCAACCTAATACAG GCTCTTCTCTTCAAAATATGGGGTATCACAATGCTGGAACCAAGGGACCTAAACCAG GATATGGTGCTAAAGCTGGAACTTCACATGGACAAGGAACCAAGCCTAATG GATATGGAGGATATGCCAATGGAGGTGCAGCTAAGCAACCTAATACAG GCTCTTCTCTTCAAAATATGGGTTATCCCAGTGGTGGACCCAAGGGTCCTAAGACAG CATATGGTGCTAAAGCTGGATACTCAAATGGACAAGGAGCCATTCCTAATG gCTCTTCTCTTCAAAATATGGGGTATCCCAATGGGGGAACGCAAGGACCTAAACCAG GCTCTTCTTCAAAAGGATATGGTGCTAAAGCTGGACCCTCAAAAGTACAAGAGGCCAAGCCTAATG GCTCTTCTCTTCAAAATATGGGGTATCCCAATGGTGGAACCAAGGGCCCTAAACCAG GATATGGTGCTAAAGCTGGACCCTCAAGTGTACAAGGAGCCAAGCCTAATG GATATGGAGGTTATGCTAACGGAGGTGCTGTTAAACAACCTAATACAG GCTCTTACCTTCAAAATATGGGGTATCCCAATGGGGGAACCAAAGGACCCAAACCAG GATATGGAGGATATGCTAACGGAGGAGGAGCTAGGCAACCTAACACAG GATCTTCTCAAAATATGGGGTATCCCAATGGCGGAACCAAGGGACCTaaaccag GATATGGAGGATATGCTAATGGAGGAGTAGCTAGGCAACCTAACACAG GCTCTTTTCTCCAAAATATGGGTTATCCCAACGGAGGAACCAAAGGACCTAAACCAG GATATGGTGCTAAAGCTGGACCCTCAAATGGACAAGGAGCCAAGCCTG GTTACGGTGTTCCTGGACATATGTCAAAAAGACCTTATAAAGCAGCTAATTCAG GATATATGCCTGTAACCGTTGGGAAACAGGGTGTTCCTGGTGGAAAAGGACCTAAAGGGGAGATTTTAAGCCCTGAAACACCAAGTCATCTCCCACTAACATCTAACACCAAGGGTGTTTTACCAGCTGAGCGTGTGCCAAATACAGGATTGCTTCCACAACAAACTAAAGACCTTCCACCAGTCCTGCAACAAACAAAAGGACAAAATCTTAATGCACCACTTCAACAGGGCAAAGACCCCAACTCTATGGGACCTCAGTTTGCTCCAAAGCCATTTATGCAAGGTTCAGGATTTTATAAACCTAGTAAAGCTTATAAACTGCCCACACCTGTAATTCCACAAAACAAAGCTTCAAAACCTGCTGCACCAGCAATCCCTCAAGCAATCCCTGCACAAGACTCAGCTCCCATTCCTCAGACAAATTCTCCTCAAACATCACAGACAGCTACACTAGAGCAGGGACAAGTGCTGTCACAGGAGCAAACCGTCAATCCAGTGATACTACAGCCACAGGTGCCTCTGATGCCAAACGCAGCTGTTCCTCAAATAACTTCAGAGATGCAACAAACCAAGATTCAGTCAAACCCAGCTTTGCCTCAAATGAAGAATCCATCAAAAACAAATCCTG aactCACTGGTCTAGGACAACCTAATGGACAGGTGCAGGGAGCTATACCTTCAAAGCCTg attgtgGACCTGGTGGACGACCTAATGGACAATGGGTCAAACTTCCAAGTCCTG GGTCTGGGTATCCCAACGGAAAAGGAGAAGTGTCATCACAACCAG GAATTGGTGGTTATCCAGCTCATGGCATTAACAATGGGTACAAAGCAG GTTATGAAGGATATGGAAACAAATTCAATAAGCCAG CTGGACCACACGGTGGGCAGCCAATAGGATTCGGATCTAAGGGAAAATCTCCGGCAAAATATG GAATCGGTGGACTTCCATTTGGTTCCCATAGTGGATATCAAACCAACCCCTCTGGACAATATG GTAATGAAGGACAGCGCTATGGAGCTAAACCCTATAATCCTCAAGCACTGGGAAAACACG GATATGGTAGTTTACCGTACAACTCTCAACCTCTTCTACCAGAGTCTGTTGCCAAATCATCTGGTAAATATG ACTTTGGAGGGTTACCCTACAATGGTCAGCCACTTGGATATGGTTCTGACAAGTCGTCTGGAAAATAtg GACAAAAGGGTCTTCATTATGGTGGTCAGCCATTTGATCTCAGGCCTGATGCAATGTCTGGGAAATATG GTTCTCCAGAATCCTTGTATAATCCAGAATCGC tcaGTCTCAGTGGCGATGCTAAATCTGCTAAATATG GTAATCCAGCAGTGTCATATGAGCTCCTTGGCCCTGTGACTGATGGTCAATCTGTTGAAG aaaacagaagcCTGGAGGCTTTGCACCAAGGTCCTGAGATTGATGGACACAAATCCATTGACCAGTTTG gagATGGAGAGGTTCCACCCCATCCTGATACTCCAGGAGTTGAAGAGGCGAATGCACAATCCATAAACAAATACG GAACGGGTGATTATACTGATGGAAGAGTACAAGCTgaag TTGTCTCTTTCCCTGGTGTTCCCACTGTGGGCCCCGCTCCTCACATCCCTGCTGTCACCTCATTTGACACCACACTGGATGGTTCCTCCCTGGCCCCTGTCTCTGATGTGTCTGCTGTTTCTGAGGTGCCCTTCTCACCCACATTCCCTCACCCTGAGCTGCCCACTCTAAAGCAGCAGCCAGCCCCACCACAACAGATTCACCTCCAGCAGCACCTCAAGTTCCACTTCCACCCACAGGGCAACTCCCAGACAG GAAAGGAAGGCAAATACAAATTGAATGGTTTCTTTGGAAATAAATACCAAG GATAA